The Pseudochaenichthys georgianus chromosome 8, fPseGeo1.2, whole genome shotgun sequence genome has a segment encoding these proteins:
- the c1qtnf6a gene encoding complement C1q tumor necrosis factor-related protein 1, with protein sequence MLGVLVLLSLASLGALVPPPGSSPVPCRRCCDHLEPPEGSGDPPPPDTQLSHKPEIRTYINMTILKGDKGERGDRGTSGKSGPEGPPGSRGTMGLKGTKGPAGVPGDACKVQHSAFSVGRRKSLHSLESYQALVFDTVFVNQDDHFNMFDGKFLCRVPGIYFFNLNIHTWNFKETYLHIMHNDTEKVIVYTQPSDRSIMQSQSLMLELKLKDEVWVRLYKRERENAIYSDDVDVYITFNGYLIKGTTEGN encoded by the exons ATGCTGGGTGTCCTCGTCCTTCTGTCCCTCGCCTCCCTCGGGGCCCTGGTGCCCCCCCCAGGTTCTTCTCCTGTCCCCTGCAGACGCTGCTGTGATCACCTGGAGCCACCAGAGGGCAGCGGAGACCCTCCTCCCCCAGACACACAGCTCAGCCACAAGCCTGAGATCCGCACCTACATCAACATGACCATCCTCAAAG GTGACAAAGGAGAACGTGGCGACCGAGGAACTTCAGGTAAAAGTGGACCAGAAGGCCCTCCAGGCTCCAGGGGTACAATGGGCTTGAAAGGCACTAAGGGCCCGGCGGGGGTCCCAGGAGACGCCTGCAAAGTCCAGCACTCTGCCTTCTCCGTGGGCCGCCGCAAATCCCTGCACAGCCTGGAGTCCTACCAGGCGCTCGTCTTCGACACGGTCTTCGTCAACCAGGACGACCACTTCAACATGTTTGACGGGAAATTCCTTTGCCGCGTCCCGGGGATCTACTTCTTCAACCTAAACATCCACACGTGGAACTTCAAAGAGACGTACCTGCACATCATGCACAACGACACGGAGAAGGTGATCGTTTACACCCAGCCCAGCGACCGCTCCATCATGCAGAGTCAGAGCCTGATGTTGGAGCTGAAGCTGAAGGACGAGGTGTGGGTGCGCCTCTacaagagggagagggagaacgCCATTTACAGCGATGATGTAGACGTCTATATCACTTTTAATGGATACCTCATCAAAGGAACCACAGAGGGGAACTAA
- the chst12a gene encoding carbohydrate sulfotransferase 12 — translation MGTSRMFRIFVVLGSVFMILLIIIYWDDVGASHLYLHTPVSPGPKIPPPPPPRQQPHTSRTPSFLSDIDAFVNQFLEPGTGEPTDPAPADSGNQSEKAEERYIPRREWKIHLSPVAAELRERQEQRRRLLQEMCANDSVVFPGKNRSFDDIPNKELDHLIVDDRHGIIYCYVPKVACSNWKRLMIVLSESLLRDGVPQRDPLSIPKDLVHNSSMHFTFNKFWKRYGKFAKHLMKVKLKKYTKFIFVRDPFVRLISAYRNKFEMPNANFYLRFAQVMLRRYANQPTPPASADEAFGMGIHPSFPNFLQYLLDPQTEKEMPFNEHWRQVYRLCHPCQIQYDFVGHLETVEEDAEHLLRQLKVDNVVEFPTSGRNFTATTLESDWFNTVPLETRKELYKLYEPDFRLFGYDKPDSILNE, via the exons ATGGGAACTTCCAGGATGTTCCGCATCTTCGTGGTCCTGGGCTCGGTTTTCATGATCCTCCTCATCATCATTTACTGGGACGATGTGGGGGCCTCTCACCTGTACCTGCACACCCCCGTGTCCCCGGGCCCCAAGATccccccgccccctcccccCCGCCAGCAGCCTCACACCTCGCGGACGCCATCTTTCCTGTCCGACATTGACGCCTTCGTCAACCAGTTCCTGGAGCCGGGCACCGGAGAACCCACTGATCCCGCCCCCGCCGACTCTGGTAACCAATCAGAGAAGGCCGAGGAGCGGTACATTCCACGGAGGGAGTGGAAGATCCACCTGAGTCCTGTGGCAGCCGAGCTCCGAGAGAGACAG GAGCAGCGGCGGAGATTACTTCAGGAGATGTGCGCTAATGACAGCGTTGTGTTTCCTGGCAAAAACCGCTCCTTTGACGACATTCCCAACAAGGAGCTGGATCACCTCATCGTGGACGACCGGCACGGCATCATCTACTGCTACGTTCCCAAG GTGGCGTGCAGTAACTGGAAGCGCCTCATGATCGTCCTGAGTGAGAGTCTGCTGCGGGACGGCGTTCCTCAGAGAGACCCGCTCTCCATCCCGAAAGACCTGGTGCACAACAGCAGCATGCACTTCACCTTCAACAAGTTCTGGAAACGCTACGGCAAGTTCGCCAAGCACCTCATGAAG GTGAAGCTGAAGAAGTACACCAAGTTCATCTTCGTTCGTGACCCCTTTGTGCGTCTCATCTCCGCCTACCGGAACAAATTTGAGATGCCCAACGCAAATTTCTACCTGCGCTTCGCCCAGGTCATGCTGCGTCGCTACGCCAACCAGCCGACGCCTCCCGCCTCCGCGGACGAGGCGTTCGGCATGGGCATCCACCCGTCCTTCCCCAACTTCCTGCAGTACCTCCTGGACCCGCAGACGGAGAAGGAGATGCCCTTCAACGAGCACTGGAGGCAGGTGTACCGCCTCTGCCACCCGTGCCAGATCCAGTATGACTTCGTGGGCCATCTGGAGACGGTGGAAGAGGACGCCGAGCATCTGCTGCGCCAGCTGAAGGTGGACAACGTGGTGGAGTTCCCCACATCCGGTAGGAACTTCACGGCCACCACCTTGGAGTCGGACTGGTTCAACACCGTGCCCCTGGAGACCCGCAAAGAACTGTACAAGCTGTACGAACCCGACTTCAGACTCTTTGGATACGACAAGCCGGACTCCATCCTCaatgagtga